Proteins from one Porites lutea chromosome 3, jaPorLute2.1, whole genome shotgun sequence genomic window:
- the LOC140932125 gene encoding tolloid-like protein 2, giving the protein MEEDGCGSVINNTLKSPYYPMNYPGSVDCVYRVPIPGGMALKIFFQDFFLENPTSWSRCYDYLEIANENNVAIGKYCGWHSGKNISIGGNEAILTFHSDNYDEAKGFLLYFTPVQPALPNITMPIPGTVVRTVAGHWLLRICEATGTPPVYTAIVWNSTVLFNETNTVDARLYEEGSYYCVATNNYGTDTRVIPVVIIGCGSVINNTLKSPNYPMDYPGKMDCIYNVTIPKNMALKIFFEDFLLQNPSVYNDECYDYLKITDENSNQIGKYCGTQFTGREVFVGGKKALLTFHSDSYIQRRGFLLKFTTIPPTSPKIILADRGPVVGAFAGADFWISATGTPPVFMTLIKDSTILEKNMQTINRRLFGEGNYSCLAVNNYGNLTRVDFQVVFFETCLQTPLNIYRKVCSQHWKDLKISMSN; this is encoded by the exons ATGGAGGAAGATG GATGTGGCTCTGTTATTAACAATACGCTAAAAAGTCCTTATTATCCAATGAACTATCCAGGCAGTGTTGACTGTGTTTACAGGGTTCCTATTCCAGGAGGCATGGCactgaaaattttctttcaagactTTTTTCTAGAGAATCCCACTTCTTGGAGTAGATG CTACGATTATCTGGAGATTGCAAATGAAAACAACGTGGCAATTGGTAAATACTGTGGCTGGCATTCCGGTAAGAATATCAGTATAGGAGGGAACGAAGCAATACTGACTTTCCACTCTGATAATTATGATGAAGCAAAAGGATTTCTTTTGTACTTCACACCTGTTCAACCTG CTCTTCCAAACATAACTATGCCAATTCCAGGCACAGTTGTGCGAACAGTCGCAGGTCATTGGTTACTACGAATTTGTGAAGCAACAGGAACTCCTCCAGTATACACAGCAATAGTGTGGAACTCTACAGTTCTGTTTAATGAGACCAACACCGTGGACGCCCGTTTGTATGAAGAGGGAAGCTATTACTGCGTAGCAACTAACAACTATGGAACAGACACAAGAGTTATTCCTGTGGTTATCATAG GATGTGGCTCGGTTATCAATAACACACTGAAAAGTCCCAATTATCCAATGGACTACCCGGGCAAAATGGACTGTATTTACAATGTGACAATTCCGAAAAACATGGCActgaaaattttctttgaagATTTCCTTTTACAGAATCCTTCGGTGTATAATGATGAATG ctACGACTATTTGAAAATTACGGATGAGAACTCCAATCAAATTGGGAAGTACTGTGGTACACAGTTCACTGGAAGGGAAGTATTTGTTGGTGGAAAGAAAGCTCTGTTAACATTTCATTCGGATAGTTATATCCAGAGAAGAGGATTTCTCCTGAAGTTTACTACTATTCCGCCAA CCTCTCCCAAAATAATTCTGGCAGACCGTGGTCCTGTTGTTGGCGCATTTGCTGGCGCTGACTTTTGGATATCAGCGACTGGAACGCCACCCGTATTCATGACATTGATAAAGGACTCAACAATActtgaaaaaaatatgcaaaCTATAAATCGTCGACTATTTGGTGAAGGAAACTACAGTTGTCTAGCAGTTAACAATTACGGAAATCTCACGAGGGTTGACTTCCAAGTCGTCTTTTTTG